A region of Caldicoprobacter guelmensis DNA encodes the following proteins:
- a CDS encoding ABC transporter substrate-binding protein, whose amino-acid sequence MKRLSLLVVCILVVSLVLAGCGKSTNTKDTNQPSQQNGASSENKQETSQSGTEKKEPVVIKWATWENIVMAEELAAKFNERNPDIKVVVDDFGGWFGNEALAKRIASGEMPDVFEVENPFIPIQNKWIIDLKPFLEKDAEKKYYQNLIDTATFDGKVVMLPTYVFLHGFIVNKSLLEANNIPIPDYTWTIDEYKDILIKTTKGQTIGTNSIVEIPKHLPAQMNDKLGWGCWDGSKYVLGDEWIFAVNLTKELHDRNIALWQIEEQFPNPWDLPEGAERDAVFEKIKNAYKEKFGEEESYSVFLKGNVALWMDFSWGLSFDKNEKYSGFDWDFYPFPVAEKGDIPRPGIVCDSYAISASTKNPEAAFRFIKYLSYDPAAFDDRIEIIENYNKEEAKKKYPNITEDRIPDFLTFDHIPAVNDPTVREKWCNYNNVKPGVKFMLDNLERGYVDGFKFVPDFDTAYHKTIEKAMREEIFTGKKTAADLAAELEKKANDITQEAIKRMRQ is encoded by the coding sequence ATGAAAAGATTATCACTGCTGGTTGTATGTATTTTAGTGGTTTCTTTAGTTTTAGCGGGTTGTGGTAAGAGTACCAACACCAAAGATACCAATCAGCCATCACAGCAAAACGGCGCATCTTCTGAAAACAAACAGGAAACATCTCAAAGTGGTACAGAAAAGAAAGAACCGGTAGTAATAAAATGGGCTACATGGGAAAACATCGTCATGGCTGAGGAGTTGGCTGCCAAATTTAACGAAAGGAACCCTGATATTAAAGTAGTAGTAGATGACTTTGGTGGATGGTTTGGAAATGAAGCTTTAGCGAAGAGAATTGCTTCAGGAGAAATGCCAGACGTATTTGAAGTCGAAAACCCATTTATTCCAATCCAGAACAAGTGGATCATAGACCTCAAGCCATTCCTGGAAAAGGATGCCGAAAAGAAGTATTACCAGAACTTGATAGATACTGCCACGTTTGATGGAAAGGTTGTTATGTTGCCTACTTATGTGTTCCTGCACGGGTTTATAGTGAACAAGTCGCTGCTTGAAGCGAATAACATCCCTATTCCTGATTATACATGGACAATTGATGAGTATAAGGATATTTTGATTAAAACTACTAAAGGTCAGACCATAGGGACCAACAGTATTGTCGAAATTCCTAAACACTTGCCGGCTCAGATGAATGACAAGCTTGGTTGGGGCTGCTGGGACGGAAGTAAATATGTGTTGGGAGACGAATGGATTTTTGCTGTAAACCTTACAAAAGAGTTGCATGATAGGAATATCGCTTTGTGGCAAATCGAGGAGCAGTTCCCCAATCCGTGGGACTTGCCAGAAGGTGCTGAAAGGGATGCCGTCTTTGAAAAAATAAAGAATGCTTATAAGGAAAAGTTTGGAGAAGAGGAATCGTACAGCGTGTTCTTAAAAGGTAATGTTGCTCTTTGGATGGATTTCTCATGGGGATTGTCTTTTGATAAAAACGAAAAATACAGTGGGTTTGATTGGGACTTCTATCCGTTCCCGGTGGCAGAGAAAGGGGATATACCACGTCCTGGTATCGTGTGTGACTCCTATGCCATATCTGCTAGTACCAAGAATCCCGAGGCGGCATTTAGATTTATCAAGTATTTGTCCTATGACCCTGCAGCTTTCGATGATAGGATAGAAATTATCGAGAATTACAATAAAGAAGAGGCAAAGAAGAAGTATCCCAATATTACTGAAGATAGGATACCGGACTTTTTAACTTTTGACCACATTCCTGCGGTTAACGATCCAACTGTGAGGGAGAAGTGGTGCAACTACAATAATGTAAAACCAGGTGTTAAGTTTATGCTTGACAATCTAGAAAGAGGATACGTTGATGGTTTCAAGTTTGTGCCTGACTTCGATACTGCTTACCACAAGACAATTGAGAAGGCTATGAGGGAAGAAATCTTTACAGGAAAGAAGACGGCTGCTGATTTAGCTGCCGAGCTTGAGAAGAAAGCCAACGACATCACCCAAGAAGCTATTAAGCGCATGCGGCAGTAA